The Gammaproteobacteria bacterium genome has a window encoding:
- a CDS encoding DedA family protein, with translation MDEWVQEWGLWGLFASAFVSSTLFPGGSEVVLLALALEKTHAISTLFVVATVGNVIGGMTSWGIGRWLAVRFPGRSLSHPRQQVMLKQLQRWGSPLLLLSWLPVIGDPLCLVAGWLRINPWLALLFTAIGRGCRYAFLLLWV, from the coding sequence ATGGACGAGTGGGTGCAGGAGTGGGGTTTATGGGGGCTGTTCGCCAGTGCCTTTGTCTCATCCACGCTGTTTCCCGGCGGCTCGGAAGTGGTGTTGCTGGCCTTGGCGCTGGAGAAGACGCATGCCATCAGCACGCTGTTTGTGGTGGCGACGGTCGGTAATGTCATCGGCGGCATGACCTCGTGGGGCATCGGTCGCTGGCTGGCTGTGCGTTTTCCCGGCCGAAGTTTGAGTCATCCCCGGCAACAGGTGATGCTCAAACAACTACAGCGCTGGGGGAGTCCACTTTTACTTTTGTCGTGGCTGCCGGTGATTGGCGATCCGCTGTGTTTGGTGGCGGGCTGGTTACGCATCAACCCTTGGCTGGCGCTACTGTTTACGGCGATCGGCAGAGGGTGTCGCTATGCGTTTTTGTTGTTGTGGGTGTAA
- a CDS encoding RHS repeat-associated core domain-containing protein, translated as MFNDLPESEHSLAAWSVLRRLQSRTYPNGVKTSWQYEADTGRLKSITHNKSDTSLIYSDTFTYVPNTTLYSRITRTTASSVSNTDYTYDGNQRLETVTEADGRNTVFVYDAFGNRTQETITNLNNPAASGGTPKAYGVYRYAYDGNRLQTVYYTPPAGSEAVQKQLTYDSVGRIQTRSHATNGLTTYTWDDRGYLIKLQKPGTTVDYAYNALGARVSKTVNGQTTKYLTAPVFGMNHVLMELDSNNSVTARHVYGDHEPLAEEIGGASQYLLPGGSTGNITHALSSSAAVINEYRYDAFGSRTLVSGNTTTRHGYTGEEYDANTGLLYLRARYYDPQLGRFISVDPFLGRMAEPATQNRYVYVMNNPLSFVDPRGLASIEACGDAFSIGGAGGCAILDLATLDVYSKVMPGLGNSSGYSLMLSTATPSNGVTLEGTVGGRLYGPIHGALTASANLTEFNERGLAFAAPSLVDDKRNADLSLGLAWGEGTIAGGTAYTEKKFNLIEEIDKQHYSANEWVRSKLDPTYSPPPSVCRYK; from the coding sequence ATGTTCAACGACCTCCCTGAATCGGAACACTCACTCGCGGCATGGTCTGTTCTGCGCCGCCTGCAATCGCGCACCTACCCCAACGGCGTCAAAACCAGCTGGCAATATGAAGCCGACACCGGCCGCCTCAAAAGCATCACCCATAACAAGTCAGACACCAGCCTGATCTACAGCGACACCTTCACCTACGTCCCCAACACCACGCTCTACAGCCGCATCACCCGCACCACGGCCAGCAGCGTCAGCAACACCGACTACACCTACGACGGCAACCAGCGCCTCGAAACCGTCACCGAAGCCGACGGCCGCAACACCGTCTTCGTCTACGACGCCTTCGGCAACCGCACCCAGGAGACCATCACCAATCTCAACAACCCCGCCGCCAGCGGCGGCACGCCCAAAGCCTACGGCGTCTATCGCTACGCCTACGACGGCAATCGCCTGCAAACAGTTTATTACACACCGCCCGCCGGCAGCGAAGCCGTGCAGAAACAACTCACCTACGACAGCGTCGGCCGCATCCAAACCCGCAGCCACGCCACCAACGGCCTCACCACCTACACCTGGGATGACCGCGGCTATTTGATCAAACTCCAAAAACCCGGCACCACCGTTGACTACGCCTACAACGCCCTCGGCGCCCGCGTCAGCAAAACCGTCAATGGCCAAACCACAAAATACCTCACCGCCCCCGTCTTCGGCATGAACCACGTGCTGATGGAGCTCGACAGCAACAACAGCGTCACCGCCCGCCATGTCTACGGCGACCATGAACCCCTGGCCGAAGAGATCGGCGGCGCCAGCCAATACCTGCTCCCCGGCGGCAGCACCGGCAACATCACTCATGCCTTAAGCAGCAGCGCCGCCGTCATCAACGAATACCGTTACGACGCCTTCGGCAGCCGCACCCTCGTCAGCGGCAACACCACCACCCGCCACGGCTACACCGGCGAGGAATACGATGCCAACACCGGACTCCTGTACCTGCGCGCCCGTTACTACGACCCGCAGCTCGGCCGATTCATCAGCGTCGATCCGTTCCTCGGCCGCATGGCGGAACCGGCGACGCAGAATCGGTATGTGTATGTGATGAATAATCCGCTTTCGTTTGTGGATCCGAGAGGGTTGGCGTCGATTGAGGCGTGCGGCGATGCATTTTCAATCGGTGGGGCTGGAGGGTGTGCGATTCTCGATTTGGCAACTCTAGACGTTTATTCCAAAGTGATGCCTGGTTTGGGCAATAGCAGCGGGTATTCTCTGATGTTGTCTACGGCCACCCCGAGTAATGGCGTCACATTGGAAGGTACGGTAGGTGGTCGGCTCTATGGTCCTATACATGGAGCATTAACAGCGTCTGCTAACCTGACTGAGTTTAACGAAAGAGGTTTGGCATTTGCAGCGCCATCTTTGGTTGACGATAAGAGAAATGCTGATTTATCACTTGGTCTCGCCTGGGGAGAGGGAACGATTGCGGGCGGAACTGCGTACACAGAGAAGAAGTTCAATTTAATAGAAGAAATTGATAAGCAACACTATAGCGCGAATGAGTGGGTGAGATCAAAACTCGATCCAACATATAGTCCACCACCCTCAGTGTGTAGGTACAAATAA
- the hemJ gene encoding protoporphyrinogen oxidase HemJ encodes MLWVKAFHIIFMVTWFAGLFYLPRLFVYHAMSDDPPSLERFKIMERKLFYGIMTPGAVLTTVFGLWLVMGYDLGLNSGGWFHAKMALVLLLIGYHVWCGKLVKDFKHDRNRRSHVFFRWFNEFPVLILIAAVILVVVRPF; translated from the coding sequence ATGCTTTGGGTTAAAGCCTTTCACATCATTTTCATGGTCACCTGGTTCGCCGGACTGTTCTATTTACCACGCTTGTTTGTCTATCACGCGATGAGTGATGACCCGCCGAGCCTGGAGCGGTTTAAGATTATGGAGCGCAAGCTCTTCTACGGCATTATGACTCCCGGCGCGGTGCTAACGACAGTGTTTGGCTTGTGGCTGGTGATGGGCTATGACCTGGGCCTTAACAGCGGCGGCTGGTTCCATGCCAAAATGGCCCTGGTGCTATTGTTAATTGGTTATCACGTTTGGTGCGGCAAGCTGGTGAAGGATTTCAAGCATGACCGCAACCGCCGCAGCCACGTTTTTTTCCGCTGGTTCAATGAATTCCCAGTACTGATTTTGATCGCGGCAGTAATCCTGGTCGTGGTTCGACCCTTTTAG
- a CDS encoding primosomal protein N': protein MANPPTILRVAIPSPLYRCFDYLPPRDGSNPNLQPGMRLRLPFGRSQTVGILLEVVDHSSIDRQRLRPAEAVLDQTPLLPPDLLHFLRWAADYYHHPLGEVIATALPTRLRQGEAAIPGQRSRWHLSDIGAEQDTTALARRAVRQAALLQRLRANDNCLADDELDDSVDRKTLNQLCTKGWARIEQIPDLKHNHNPSDTPPSLNPAQAAAVDTVCAQLDKFTPFLLDGVTGSGKTEVYLQIIAQVLASGRQALVLVPEITLTPQLLMRFEQRFSAPLAVLHSGLSEHERQNAWLYAAAGDAAIVIGTRSAVFTPLAKPGVIIVDEEHDASFKQQSGFRYSARDLALVRAQQLNIPIVLGSATPSFESLLNVKQGRFQRLHLPDRAGSAQAPRVELLDLRRQVMQEQLSEPLLQRMRRHLDAGGQVLLFLNRRGFAPTLICHECGWTAECRRCDAHMTLHQQQRHLRCHHCGSQRPLPQQCPSCGSADLRAIGSGTERIEQTLQQHFPDIGICRIDRDSTRRKGSLEQILSDIHDGRSRILIGTQMLAKGHHFPDVTLVGVLDGDQGLFGIDFRAGERMAQLIVQVGGRAGRAERPGEVVIQTHHPDHPLLQRLCREGYHAFAEDALAERETAALPPYQYLAVLRAEASQREAPLAFLEQAQALAAGIGHAGVELFGPLPAPMERRAGKFRAQLLLQAPRRATLHKLLDIWTPRLSELPTARKVRMSLDVDPIDLL from the coding sequence ATGGCCAACCCCCCTACCATTTTGCGCGTCGCAATACCCTCACCACTGTATCGCTGTTTCGATTATCTGCCGCCGCGCGATGGCAGTAACCCCAATCTGCAACCGGGCATGCGACTGCGACTGCCCTTCGGCCGCAGCCAGACGGTGGGGATTTTGCTCGAGGTCGTCGACCATTCATCGATTGATCGCCAGCGCCTGCGCCCGGCCGAAGCGGTGCTGGATCAAACGCCGCTCCTTCCGCCGGACTTATTACATTTTTTGCGCTGGGCGGCGGACTATTATCACCACCCGCTGGGCGAGGTCATCGCCACAGCACTGCCAACGCGGCTGCGGCAAGGTGAGGCAGCGATTCCGGGCCAACGTTCACGCTGGCATTTGAGCGACATCGGTGCCGAACAGGACACCACTGCCTTGGCGCGCCGCGCAGTTCGACAGGCCGCATTGTTGCAGCGCTTGCGGGCCAACGACAATTGTCTTGCCGATGACGAACTGGACGACAGCGTCGATCGCAAAACGCTAAACCAACTCTGCACCAAAGGCTGGGCGCGCATCGAGCAGATTCCCGATCTGAAACACAATCATAACCCCAGTGACACACCGCCATCACTAAACCCAGCACAAGCCGCCGCCGTTGATACTGTGTGTGCACAGCTCGATAAATTCACGCCATTCTTACTTGATGGTGTGACGGGCAGCGGTAAGACGGAAGTGTATTTGCAAATCATCGCTCAAGTGCTGGCCTCAGGCCGACAGGCGTTAGTACTAGTGCCTGAAATCACACTGACCCCGCAATTGTTAATGCGCTTCGAGCAGCGTTTCTCGGCGCCGCTGGCGGTGCTGCATTCCGGCTTAAGCGAACATGAACGGCAAAATGCCTGGCTTTACGCCGCTGCTGGCGATGCGGCGATTGTGATCGGCACCCGCTCCGCCGTGTTCACGCCGCTGGCGAAGCCGGGGGTAATCATTGTCGATGAAGAACACGACGCGTCGTTCAAACAACAATCCGGATTCCGCTATTCGGCCCGCGATCTAGCGCTGGTACGCGCGCAGCAATTGAATATTCCCATCGTGCTCGGTTCGGCAACACCGTCGTTTGAAAGTCTGCTCAATGTAAAACAGGGGCGTTTTCAACGCTTACATTTGCCGGATCGCGCCGGTAGCGCACAGGCACCGCGCGTGGAATTGCTCGATCTGCGACGACAGGTGATGCAGGAACAACTTTCCGAACCTTTGTTGCAACGTATGCGACGGCATTTGGATGCGGGCGGCCAGGTGTTGCTCTTCCTCAATCGTCGCGGCTTTGCACCAACATTGATTTGCCACGAATGCGGCTGGACTGCGGAGTGTCGCCGCTGCGATGCGCACATGACGCTGCATCAGCAACAACGACACCTGCGTTGCCATCATTGCGGCAGCCAACGGCCATTGCCGCAACAATGCCCGAGCTGCGGCAGCGCCGATTTACGCGCCATCGGCAGCGGCACCGAACGCATCGAACAAACGTTGCAACAACACTTCCCGGACATTGGCATTTGCCGCATCGACCGCGACAGCACCCGGCGCAAGGGCAGCCTCGAACAAATCCTCAGTGACATTCACGATGGTCGTAGCCGGATTTTGATTGGCACCCAGATGCTGGCCAAGGGCCATCACTTTCCTGATGTCACTCTGGTCGGCGTTCTCGATGGTGATCAAGGCCTGTTCGGCATCGACTTTCGTGCCGGGGAACGGATGGCGCAATTGATCGTACAGGTCGGCGGTCGCGCCGGTCGCGCCGAACGTCCGGGTGAAGTGGTGATCCAGACTCATCATCCCGACCACCCGCTGCTGCAACGCTTGTGTCGCGAGGGTTACCACGCCTTCGCCGAAGATGCCTTGGCCGAACGCGAAACCGCCGCTCTGCCGCCCTACCAATACTTGGCGGTATTACGGGCGGAAGCAAGCCAGCGTGAAGCCCCGTTGGCATTTTTGGAACAGGCACAGGCCTTGGCTGCCGGGATCGGGCACGCCGGTGTCGAACTGTTCGGACCACTGCCCGCACCGATGGAACGCCGTGCCGGAAAATTCCGAGCCCAATTGCTGCTGCAAGCCCCTCGCCGAGCCACATTGCATAAGCTGTTGGATATCTGGACGCCACGATTATCGGAATTGCCAACGGCGCGCAAAGTCAGAATGTCGCTGGATGTGGATCCGATAGATTTGTTGTAA
- a CDS encoding SPOR domain-containing protein: MKDYKGSSSKGKSKSKPRGKGRGGSSTPGWVMLVTGLVIGGLVGVGAYLFIKKDGTPQSDTKTAAETKPVSKAQPAESSKSKAEARKSIPEKPRFEFYTLLPEQEVVIPDNEIREQQQRIAEKQSGKYVIQVGSFRHKEDADSLKAKLAFLGVESSIDSVSSNEETWHRVRVGPFTDTREMNRIRNRIHANKMNTLVVKIQG; the protein is encoded by the coding sequence GTGAAAGATTACAAAGGCAGCTCCAGCAAAGGCAAGTCCAAGAGCAAACCGCGCGGCAAAGGCCGAGGCGGCAGTAGCACACCTGGCTGGGTGATGCTGGTCACTGGCTTGGTGATTGGCGGACTGGTCGGTGTTGGCGCTTACCTATTTATTAAAAAAGACGGCACTCCGCAATCAGACACTAAAACGGCTGCCGAAACCAAACCTGTCTCCAAAGCACAGCCTGCTGAAAGCTCCAAATCAAAAGCTGAAGCCAGAAAATCTATACCAGAGAAACCGCGCTTTGAATTTTATACTTTGCTACCGGAACAAGAAGTTGTAATTCCGGACAACGAAATACGCGAACAACAACAGCGCATCGCTGAAAAACAAAGCGGCAAGTACGTTATCCAGGTCGGCTCATTCCGCCACAAGGAAGACGCTGACAGCCTCAAGGCTAAACTTGCCTTCCTTGGCGTCGAGTCCAGTATCGATAGCGTTTCCAGCAATGAGGAAACCTGGCATCGTGTTCGTGTCGGCCCCTTTACTGATACCCGCGAAATGAACCGCATTCGTAATCGGATTCACGCTAACAAAATGAACACGCTGGTAGTAAAGATACAAGGTTGA
- a CDS encoding glycosyltransferase family protein, whose translation MRVNIKKQLKLAEKLLSEGKLLAARDAYFTACQQAPNDDKIWAKLGSIAKQLNHPRDAVFAFGKAIAVNSNIAAYYLELAQAQASLQNYTDAERNFQTHILMQPDSTAGCHAIAFFYRRLGRLNDAEKYYRQAISLNNADPQLHIELGGLLQQLGRFQEALTAYETARQLDPDNPLIYDCIGSIHRDQCLYEQAFIAFKRALALSPAHEASYHFNMGITYQERGQPQQALNHLEKALSIDPNHAHAKLSRAHLLLALGRYKEGWVEFESRLQHPEWLQQYGNLQLSAPRWDGKPLPDGTLLVIAEQGFGDTLQFCRYLPLLAQRCHKLIVYCKPELVRLLRNVDGISEIISTRDVLDDRRIDACVYMMSLPHYLAPEPVHWNGTYLTSDTVLREQWQQRISDAGFKIGLVWAGSPSHQKNAVRSLSLPAFNPLATVAGVSFYSLQKGPRAEQLATPPKGLSITDLGAQITDFADAAAAISCLDLVICADTATAHLAGGLGKAVWVLLYFPPDWRWQLEGESSVWYPSMRLFRQDTTRDWSPVIENVTAELRKLSAKQ comes from the coding sequence ATGCGGGTTAATATCAAAAAACAGCTTAAACTGGCCGAGAAATTACTCAGCGAGGGTAAACTGCTGGCGGCCAGAGATGCTTATTTCACGGCATGCCAACAGGCTCCGAATGACGATAAGATTTGGGCAAAATTAGGATCGATCGCCAAACAGCTTAATCACCCAAGAGATGCCGTATTTGCCTTCGGTAAGGCAATCGCGGTCAACTCCAATATTGCAGCCTATTATCTCGAACTGGCCCAGGCACAGGCTAGCTTGCAAAATTACACTGATGCCGAACGCAATTTTCAAACCCACATCTTGATGCAACCGGATTCAACGGCAGGTTGCCATGCCATTGCCTTTTTTTATCGTCGGCTTGGCCGGCTCAATGACGCCGAAAAATATTATCGTCAGGCCATCTCCCTCAACAATGCCGACCCGCAACTACACATTGAACTCGGCGGGTTGTTACAACAACTTGGCCGTTTTCAAGAGGCGTTGACCGCCTATGAAACGGCACGCCAACTGGACCCCGACAACCCGTTGATTTATGACTGCATCGGATCCATCCACCGCGACCAGTGTCTGTACGAGCAGGCATTCATCGCATTCAAGCGTGCCCTGGCACTTAGTCCTGCGCATGAAGCGAGCTATCATTTCAACATGGGTATCACCTATCAGGAGAGGGGCCAGCCACAACAAGCACTGAACCACCTGGAAAAAGCACTCAGCATCGACCCAAACCATGCCCACGCTAAATTAAGCCGCGCGCATCTACTGCTGGCGCTGGGCCGTTACAAAGAAGGCTGGGTGGAATTCGAATCCCGCCTGCAACATCCGGAGTGGTTGCAACAATATGGCAACCTACAATTATCTGCGCCACGTTGGGATGGAAAACCGCTACCTGATGGCACGCTGCTCGTCATTGCGGAGCAGGGATTCGGCGACACCCTGCAATTTTGCCGGTATCTGCCGCTACTGGCACAGCGTTGCCACAAACTGATTGTTTACTGCAAACCTGAATTAGTCCGCCTGCTGCGAAATGTCGATGGCATTAGCGAGATCATCAGCACGCGCGATGTGCTCGATGATCGCCGTATCGATGCATGCGTTTACATGATGAGTCTGCCACATTACCTGGCCCCTGAGCCTGTTCACTGGAATGGCACCTACCTCACTTCTGATACAGTCCTGCGTGAACAGTGGCAGCAGCGTATCAGCGACGCCGGTTTCAAGATTGGTCTTGTCTGGGCAGGTAGTCCGTCTCATCAGAAAAATGCCGTTCGCTCCTTGTCGTTACCCGCTTTTAATCCATTGGCGACTGTTGCAGGCGTTAGTTTCTACAGCTTGCAGAAAGGGCCGAGGGCAGAACAACTTGCAACGCCGCCGAAGGGCTTGTCCATTACCGACTTAGGTGCTCAGATCACTGACTTCGCCGATGCGGCTGCCGCCATCTCATGCCTTGATCTGGTGATTTGTGCAGATACCGCAACCGCCCATCTCGCCGGTGGACTGGGTAAAGCGGTGTGGGTGCTGCTCTATTTTCCACCTGACTGGCGCTGGCAACTTGAGGGCGAATCTAGCGTATGGTATCCCTCGATGCGGCTGTTCAGACAAGACACCACACGCGACTGGTCTCCTGTAATCGAAAATGTCACTGCTGAATTGCGTAAACTGTCTGCCAAACAATGA
- a CDS encoding transposase: MRYRRVFIPGGSFFFTLVTEERRPLLLNATTIDVLRAAFRAVRARHPFEIDAIAVLPDHLHCIWTLPPGDADFSRRWRLIKTWFTKHCDPALRIAPNRSRATKQQQAIWQHRYWEHALRDEADFVRHVEYIHYNPVKHGYTSSPLAWPYSSFHRHVGEGIYPADWGQASLDFEGVGHE, translated from the coding sequence ATGAGATACCGGCGTGTATTCATCCCCGGAGGATCGTTCTTTTTTACTCTCGTAACAGAGGAACGCCGTCCATTGCTTTTGAACGCGACGACGATTGACGTGTTGCGCGCGGCTTTTCGCGCGGTGCGCGCCAGGCATCCCTTCGAAATAGATGCGATCGCGGTGCTCCCTGACCATCTGCATTGTATCTGGACCCTGCCGCCTGGCGATGCGGATTTCTCCAGACGCTGGCGCCTGATCAAGACCTGGTTTACCAAACATTGCGACCCGGCGTTGCGCATCGCCCCGAATCGTTCCCGTGCCACAAAGCAGCAACAGGCCATCTGGCAACACCGGTATTGGGAGCATGCCTTGCGGGATGAAGCAGATTTTGTCCGCCATGTGGAATACATTCATTACAACCCGGTGAAACATGGGTATACGTCATCACCCTTGGCATGGCCCTATTCCAGTTTTCACCGCCACGTTGGGGAAGGGATATATCCCGCGGATTGGGGACAGGCCTCATTGGATTTCGAAGGTGTTGGGCATGAGTGA
- a CDS encoding cyclic nucleotide-binding domain-containing protein — MNDATSGVNLSSFVRLEPIASLQPDQISELAAQAMEQAATKGRPLFKTGDSDNSLWYLMEGEVELRAPDGTTTRIASKTPQSRHPLDNQQPHRCTVTALTPVIFIRIDRELVDTMLAWAQSASSDTEEVIMSGDEIITIDKGALKSKMQHSPNFRKLPAANIDLLLEKMEPMRVHAGEVIIRQGDEGDYFYVIEQGEALVTRIADADEQNNDDSIEMAHLSEGSSFGEAALISDKPRNATVSMQTDGVLLRLNKQEFLTLMQEPMQNWITLEDAGKKIAQGAQWIDVRARNEFQHHHMPGAINIPLNDTHRLAQTLAHDKQYICYCQTGRRSSAAAFILSQYGFEVSVIKGGLPNVESMASPGAA; from the coding sequence ATGAATGACGCAACGAGCGGAGTGAATCTCTCGAGCTTTGTCCGGCTCGAACCGATCGCCTCCCTCCAGCCCGACCAGATCTCTGAACTGGCCGCCCAGGCCATGGAACAAGCCGCGACCAAAGGCCGCCCCCTGTTCAAGACTGGCGACAGCGACAACTCGCTCTGGTACTTGATGGAGGGCGAAGTTGAGTTGCGCGCACCCGATGGCACTACTACCCGCATCGCCAGCAAAACACCGCAAAGCCGCCATCCGCTGGATAATCAGCAACCGCATCGTTGCACTGTGACCGCGTTAACACCGGTGATCTTCATCCGCATCGACCGCGAGCTGGTCGACACCATGCTCGCCTGGGCGCAGAGCGCATCATCCGACACCGAAGAAGTGATCATGAGCGGCGATGAAATCATCACCATCGACAAAGGCGCGCTCAAGAGCAAGATGCAGCACTCACCCAACTTCCGTAAATTGCCTGCCGCCAACATCGATCTGCTGCTGGAAAAAATGGAACCGATGCGCGTCCACGCCGGTGAAGTCATCATCCGCCAGGGTGACGAGGGCGATTATTTTTACGTGATTGAACAAGGCGAGGCGCTGGTCACACGCATTGCCGATGCCGACGAACAAAATAATGATGACTCGATCGAAATGGCGCACCTGAGCGAGGGCTCAAGCTTTGGCGAGGCGGCATTGATTTCGGACAAGCCCCGCAATGCCACGGTCTCCATGCAAACCGACGGCGTATTGCTGCGGCTGAATAAGCAAGAATTCCTGACCCTGATGCAGGAACCGATGCAGAACTGGATTACACTGGAAGATGCCGGAAAGAAAATTGCACAAGGCGCACAATGGATCGATGTCCGCGCCCGCAACGAATTCCAGCACCACCACATGCCTGGCGCGATCAACATCCCACTCAACGACACACACCGCCTCGCGCAGACACTTGCCCACGACAAACAGTACATTTGCTATTGCCAGACCGGCCGCCGCAGCTCCGCCGCGGCGTTTATTCTGAGCCAGTACGGCTTTGAGGTGAGCGTGATTAAAGGTGGCTTGCCGAATGTTGAGTCGATGGCGAGTCCTGGCGCGGCGTAG
- a CDS encoding arginine--tRNA ligase translates to MKQHLQQLVTQAIRTLQQNGTLPGGLDATPLLERCRDPRHGDFACNNALMLGKAAKQNPRQLAEKLIAALPTSDLVAKIEIAGPGFINFTLKPEAYQAAVTDALDQGNRFGRSSVGAGKSIQVEFVSANPTGPLHVGHGRGAAYGATVANLLAAVGFNVHREYYVNDAGRQMDILGTSIWLRYLEQCGEKFTFPSNGYKGEYVREISGALYKMRGITLRHFADEVFADIPADEPQGGDKEIHIDALVARAKNLLGASAYREVFDLGLDTVLADIRQDLEEFGVTYDQWYSEHSLTESNAVERTLQRLRDNGFVYEKDGAQWFRSTEFGDEKDRVVVRENGQITYFASDIAYHMDKMERGFERVIDIWGADHHGYVPRVKGALKALGDNPDKLDVLLVQFAILYRGGERVQMSTRSGQFVTLRELRAEVGNDAARFFYVMRKCEQHMDFDLDLAKSQSSDNPVYYIQYAHARVCSVLRQLTEKGFSYDAAQGRASLHLLHEAHEQTLMMNLSRYSEILEMAALNHEPHQLAHYLRDLANDFHVYYNSHQFLVDEAALRNARLTLIQAVRQTIKNGLELLGVSAPESM, encoded by the coding sequence ATGAAACAACATTTGCAACAGCTCGTTACCCAGGCCATCCGCACCCTGCAACAGAACGGCACCCTGCCCGGGGGGTTGGATGCCACCCCGTTGCTGGAGCGCTGCCGCGATCCGCGCCATGGCGATTTCGCCTGCAACAATGCGCTGATGCTGGGCAAGGCCGCAAAACAGAATCCACGCCAGCTGGCGGAAAAGCTGATCGCCGCATTGCCGACATCGGATCTGGTCGCCAAGATCGAGATTGCTGGCCCAGGCTTTATCAATTTCACGCTTAAACCAGAGGCCTATCAGGCGGCGGTCACGGATGCGCTGGATCAAGGCAACCGCTTTGGCCGTTCGAGCGTGGGTGCGGGTAAGTCTATTCAAGTTGAATTCGTTTCCGCCAACCCGACCGGCCCGCTGCATGTCGGCCACGGCCGTGGCGCAGCTTATGGCGCTACCGTCGCCAACCTGCTCGCCGCTGTGGGCTTTAACGTCCATCGCGAGTATTACGTCAACGACGCCGGACGGCAGATGGATATCCTCGGCACCAGCATCTGGCTGCGGTATCTGGAACAATGCGGCGAGAAGTTCACCTTCCCCAGCAACGGCTACAAGGGTGAATACGTGCGCGAGATTTCCGGCGCGCTCTACAAAATGCGTGGCATCACATTGCGCCACTTCGCCGACGAAGTGTTTGCCGATATCCCCGCCGATGAACCGCAGGGCGGCGATAAAGAAATCCATATCGATGCCCTGGTGGCGCGGGCGAAAAATCTGCTTGGTGCCAGCGCCTATCGCGAAGTGTTTGATCTCGGTCTCGACACCGTGCTGGCCGACATCCGCCAGGATCTGGAAGAATTTGGTGTCACCTATGATCAGTGGTATTCCGAACATTCGCTGACCGAATCCAATGCTGTCGAACGTACCCTGCAACGCTTGCGGGATAATGGTTTTGTTTATGAAAAAGACGGCGCGCAGTGGTTCCGCTCCACCGAATTCGGTGATGAGAAAGACCGCGTCGTGGTGCGCGAGAACGGCCAGATCACCTATTTCGCCTCTGATATTGCCTATCACATGGACAAGATGGAGCGCGGTTTTGAGCGTGTGATCGACATCTGGGGCGCCGATCATCACGGTTACGTACCGCGCGTCAAAGGCGCGCTCAAGGCACTGGGCGATAATCCGGACAAACTCGACGTGCTGCTGGTGCAATTCGCCATTTTGTATCGCGGCGGCGAACGGGTGCAGATGTCGACGCGCTCAGGCCAGTTCGTAACACTGCGCGAATTACGCGCTGAAGTCGGCAATGATGCCGCGCGTTTCTTCTATGTGATGCGCAAGTGTGAGCAGCATATGGACTTCGATCTTGATCTGGCTAAGTCGCAATCTTCCGACAATCCTGTTTATTACATTCAGTATGCTCATGCCCGTGTCTGTAGCGTGCTGCGGCAATTGACGGAAAAGGGCTTTAGTTACGATGCGGCCCAAGGCCGTGCCAGCCTGCATTTGCTGCATGAAGCCCACGAACAGACGCTGATGATGAATCTGTCGCGTTATTCTGAAATCCTTGAGATGGCGGCGCTCAATCACGAACCGCACCAGCTGGCGCATTATCTGCGTGATCTGGCCAATGATTTTCATGTCTATTACAACTCGCATCAGTTCCTGGTCGACGAGGCGGCGCTGCGCAATGCACGTCTTACCTTGATTCAAGCCGTGCGCCAGACTATTAAGAATGGCCTTGAGCTGCTCGGCGTCAGCGCGCCGGAAAGCATGTAA